The following are encoded in a window of Thiohalobacter sp. IOR34 genomic DNA:
- a CDS encoding HDOD domain-containing protein: MPIDIENLVTDTLELASLPEVVMRAVDLINDPDSSAAEIGDVIAEDPALTARLLKIVNSPFYGFPSRIDTVSRAITVVGTLELLDLILATSVIKVFSGIPPELIDMDAYWEHNLYTAVTARVLARRHRAPDAERYFIAALLHDIGALVLYRQLPDESTEALRRVRDNGEVLHCVEREILGFDHGEVGAELLRNWRLPEAFIEAARYHHFPLEAGRYPLETALVHLADVITSAVHAPDGEAGQVPPMEPRAWELVGLPVESMEAVVNEADVQFAEARAVILPGSRAA; encoded by the coding sequence ATGCCCATCGACATCGAGAACCTGGTCACCGACACCCTGGAACTGGCCTCGCTGCCCGAGGTGGTGATGCGGGCGGTGGACCTGATCAATGACCCGGACAGCTCGGCCGCCGAGATCGGCGACGTCATCGCCGAGGATCCGGCGCTGACCGCCCGCCTGCTGAAGATCGTCAACAGTCCCTTCTACGGCTTTCCCTCACGGATCGACACCGTGTCACGCGCCATCACCGTGGTCGGCACCCTGGAACTGCTGGACCTGATCCTCGCCACCAGCGTCATCAAGGTCTTCAGCGGCATCCCGCCGGAGCTGATCGACATGGACGCCTACTGGGAACACAACCTCTACACCGCGGTGACCGCCCGGGTGCTGGCGCGCCGCCACCGGGCCCCGGATGCCGAACGCTATTTCATCGCCGCCCTGCTGCACGACATCGGCGCCCTGGTGCTCTACCGCCAGCTGCCCGACGAGTCGACCGAGGCCCTGCGGCGGGTGCGCGACAACGGCGAAGTGCTGCACTGCGTGGAACGCGAGATACTTGGCTTCGATCATGGCGAGGTCGGCGCCGAACTGCTGCGCAACTGGCGGCTCCCGGAGGCCTTCATCGAGGCCGCCCGCTACCATCACTTCCCCCTGGAGGCCGGCCGCTACCCCCTGGAGACCGCCCTGGTCCACCTGGCCGACGTCATCACCAGCGCCGTCCATGCACCGGACGGCGAAGCCGGCCAGGTGCCCCCCATGGAGCCGCGCGCCTGGGAACTGGTCGGGCTGCCCGTGGAGAGCATGGAAGCCGTGGTCAACGAAGCGGACGTCCAGTTCGCCGAGGCCCGCGCGGTCATCCTCCCCGGCAGCCGCGCCGCCTGA
- a CDS encoding heavy metal translocating P-type ATPase has translation MSEHEPIRLSISGLSCAGCVAAVEDALRAVPGVEQAVVNFAEHTAQVTGEVEVDSLIAAVRKAGYEAALLRGLADEAEKEAAEFAHYRQLLRRAGVAALVALPLLLAGGLLFDVLPPLSPAARPFWLGVGLLCLGVLVYSGGHFFTGAWTALRNHNANMDTLIALGTGSAWLYSMAVALFPEGVPVLARHAYFEAAVTILALINLGSALEMRARGKTSEAIRRLIGLQPRTARVVREGREIDVPIDQVGLDETVRVRPGEKIPVDGVILEGHSTVDESMLTGEPLPVEKGPGDVVTGGTLNKSGGFLFKATRIGRDMALARIIEMVREAQNSKPAIGRLADRVSSVFVPTVLIIAVLTFLAWYDFGPEPRLSYGLVTAITVLVIACPCALGLATPISIMVGVGKAAENGILIRSGEALQQAGRLTTLVLDKTGTVTAGRPVVNRVEVADGWREEEVLRLAAALEAASEHPLAEAVCAAAAERALPLPAVEDFGALHGRGVRGRVEGHELRLGNRLWLEAEGLEAAEFAERAEALAASAHTPLFLAVDGRVIGLLGIADPVKPDAGEAIAALRRAGLRVVMITGDLEATAAAVARQVGVDAWRAQVLPEDKAREVAALQAAGERVGMVGDGINDAPALARADVGFAIGTGTDIAIESADVTLMGGSLFGVVDAIRISRATVRNIWENLFGAFVYNSLGIPVAAGVLYPFSGLLLNPIIAGAAMALSSVTVVSNANRLRFLRLERRGR, from the coding sequence CCTGCTGCGTGGCCTGGCCGACGAGGCGGAGAAGGAGGCCGCCGAGTTCGCCCATTACCGGCAGTTGCTGCGCCGTGCCGGGGTGGCGGCGCTGGTCGCCCTGCCGCTGTTGCTGGCCGGCGGTCTGCTGTTCGATGTCTTGCCGCCGCTGTCGCCTGCAGCCCGCCCCTTCTGGCTGGGCGTCGGCCTGCTCTGCCTCGGGGTGCTGGTCTATTCGGGCGGCCACTTCTTCACCGGGGCCTGGACGGCGCTCAGGAACCACAACGCCAACATGGATACCCTGATTGCCCTGGGTACCGGCAGCGCCTGGCTGTATTCGATGGCGGTGGCGCTGTTCCCGGAGGGGGTGCCGGTGCTGGCGCGGCATGCCTATTTCGAGGCGGCGGTGACCATCCTCGCCCTGATCAATCTCGGCAGCGCCCTGGAGATGCGTGCCCGGGGCAAGACCTCCGAGGCCATCCGCCGGCTGATCGGTCTGCAGCCACGCACCGCGCGGGTGGTGCGCGAGGGGCGCGAGATCGATGTGCCCATCGACCAGGTCGGCCTGGACGAGACGGTGCGGGTGCGGCCCGGTGAGAAGATCCCGGTCGACGGGGTGATCCTCGAGGGCCATTCCACGGTCGACGAGTCGATGCTCACCGGCGAGCCGCTGCCGGTGGAGAAGGGGCCGGGCGACGTGGTCACCGGTGGCACCCTGAACAAGAGCGGCGGTTTCCTGTTCAAGGCGACCCGTATCGGCCGGGACATGGCCCTGGCGCGGATCATCGAGATGGTGCGCGAGGCGCAGAACTCCAAGCCGGCCATCGGCCGGCTGGCCGACCGGGTGAGCAGTGTCTTCGTGCCCACGGTGCTGATCATTGCCGTGCTCACCTTCCTCGCCTGGTACGACTTCGGCCCGGAGCCGCGGCTGAGCTATGGCCTGGTCACCGCCATCACCGTGCTGGTCATCGCCTGTCCCTGCGCGCTGGGTCTGGCGACCCCCATCTCCATCATGGTCGGTGTCGGCAAGGCGGCCGAGAATGGCATCCTGATCCGCAGCGGCGAGGCCCTGCAGCAGGCCGGGCGGCTGACCACCCTGGTGCTGGACAAGACCGGCACCGTCACCGCCGGTCGGCCGGTGGTCAACCGCGTCGAGGTCGCCGATGGCTGGCGGGAGGAGGAGGTGCTGCGTCTGGCCGCGGCGCTGGAGGCGGCCTCGGAGCATCCCCTGGCCGAGGCGGTGTGTGCCGCCGCGGCCGAACGCGCCTTGCCGCTGCCGGCGGTCGAGGACTTCGGCGCGCTGCATGGCCGCGGTGTCCGCGGCCGGGTCGAGGGACACGAGCTGCGTCTCGGTAACCGGCTGTGGCTGGAGGCAGAGGGATTGGAGGCGGCGGAGTTCGCGGAACGCGCCGAGGCGCTCGCTGCCTCCGCCCATACCCCGCTGTTCCTGGCCGTGGACGGCCGGGTGATCGGCCTGCTCGGCATCGCCGACCCGGTCAAGCCGGATGCCGGCGAGGCGATCGCCGCCCTGCGCCGGGCCGGACTGCGGGTAGTGATGATTACCGGTGACCTGGAGGCCACGGCTGCGGCCGTGGCGCGCCAGGTGGGTGTGGATGCCTGGCGCGCCCAGGTCCTGCCGGAGGACAAGGCGCGGGAGGTGGCCGCGCTGCAGGCGGCCGGAGAGCGGGTCGGCATGGTCGGCGACGGCATCAACGACGCCCCGGCGCTGGCCCGCGCCGACGTCGGTTTCGCCATCGGCACCGGCACCGACATCGCCATCGAGAGTGCCGACGTGACCCTGATGGGCGGCTCCCTGTTCGGGGTGGTGGATGCCATCCGCATCTCCCGGGCCACGGTGCGCAACATCTGGGAGAACCTGTTCGGTGCCTTCGTCTACAACAGCCTCGGCATTCCCGTCGCCGCCGGTGTGCTCTATCCCTTCAGCGGCCTGCTGCTGAACCCGATCATCGCCGGGGCGGCCATGGCCCTGTCCTCGGTGACCGTAGTCAGCAACGCCAACCGGTTGCGTTTCCTCAGGCTGGAGAGGCGCGGCCGATGA
- a CDS encoding phosphoribulokinase, with protein MSKKHPVVAVTGSSGAGTTTVKRAFEHIFRREGINPLVIEGDSFHRYDRAAMKEAMKKAEEQGNNHFSHFGPEANIFDKLEETFKTYGETGACQRRYYLHSEEEAAPYGQKPGEFTPWEDIPPGTDLLFYEGLHGGVVTDEVNVAQYVDLLIGVVPLVNLEWIQKIHRDAAERGYSAEATVDTILRRMPDYVHYITPQFSRTDINFQRVPTVDTSNPFIARDIPTPDESFVVIRFRDPEKFDVDFPYLLSMLDGSFMSRRNSIVVPGGKMGFAMEVILAPIIEQMLPNHGD; from the coding sequence ATGTCCAAGAAGCACCCCGTCGTCGCGGTCACCGGCTCATCCGGCGCCGGCACCACCACCGTCAAGCGCGCCTTCGAGCACATCTTCCGTCGCGAGGGCATCAACCCGCTGGTGATCGAGGGCGACAGCTTCCACCGCTACGACCGCGCTGCCATGAAGGAGGCCATGAAAAAGGCCGAGGAACAGGGCAACAACCACTTCAGCCACTTCGGTCCGGAGGCCAACATCTTCGACAAGCTGGAAGAGACCTTCAAGACCTACGGCGAGACCGGCGCCTGCCAGCGCCGTTACTACCTGCACAGCGAAGAGGAAGCGGCGCCCTACGGCCAGAAGCCGGGCGAGTTCACACCCTGGGAGGACATTCCTCCGGGCACCGACCTGCTGTTCTACGAGGGTCTGCACGGCGGCGTGGTAACCGACGAGGTCAATGTCGCCCAGTACGTCGACCTGTTGATTGGCGTGGTGCCGCTGGTCAACCTGGAGTGGATCCAGAAGATCCACCGCGACGCCGCCGAGCGCGGCTATTCCGCCGAGGCCACGGTCGACACCATCCTCCGCCGCATGCCGGACTACGTGCACTACATCACGCCGCAGTTCTCGCGCACCGACATCAACTTCCAGCGCGTGCCGACGGTCGATACCTCCAACCCCTTCATCGCCCGCGACATCCCCACCCCGGACGAGTCCTTCGTGGTGATCCGCTTCCGCGATCCGGAAAAGTTCGACGTCGACTTCCCCTATCTGCTCTCCATGCTGGACGGCTCCTTCATGTCGCGCCGCAACAGCATCGTGGTGCCCGGCGGCAAGATGGGCTTCGCCATGGAAGTCATCCTGGCCCCCATCATCGAACAGATGCTGCCCAATCACGGCGACTGA